A stretch of Gossypium hirsutum isolate 1008001.06 chromosome A06, Gossypium_hirsutum_v2.1, whole genome shotgun sequence DNA encodes these proteins:
- the LOC107930589 gene encoding RNA-binding protein 1, whose product MESDQAKLFVGGISRETSEAILTDHFSKYGNVVSSVVAKDKNTKSPRGFGFVLFSEPSSADKALQATHVILGRTVEVKKAIPRSEQNQIQRQQHHNSNEQPSRNGGSEPVDSNNHFRTKKIFVGGLSASLTEEEFKNYFERFGRITDVVVMHDSLTNRPRGFGFVTFESEEAVENVMQKSFHELSNRLVEVKRAVPKEGNNGGNNGYNMKAGVVPVSPYNGFQPFDYVPGSPGYGMFPGYAPLIGYNTIDGYVYGSGVYGNGYPTVGYGRIGYGVPPVTPRGSFYAPVMLGPRLCPPPYGTASAYPPCMNNGVGLVGTVTGGFNGITGNAVDGKSNQVNDDSRDPPTNAMPPQTEGANYDGEGLKECNAGASSEQDQKHHDGELEPLYVDASR is encoded by the exons ATGGAATCTGATCAAGCCAAACTGTTTGTGGGAGGGATATCTCGGGAGACAAGTGAAGCTATTCTCACGGATCATTTCAGCAAATACGGCAACGTCGTTAGCTCTGTCGTAGCTAAAGACAAGAACACCAAAAGCCCTCGTGGTTTCGGCTTTGTGTTGTTCTCTGAACCTTCTTCAGCTGATAAAGCTCTTCAAGCTACCCATGTAATTCTTGGTAGAACG GTAGAAGTGAAAAAGGCAATACCCCGAAGCGAACAAAACCAAATTCAGCGACAACAGCACCACAATTCGAATGAACAGCCGAGTAGGAATGGTGGTAGTGAACCTGTTGATAGCAATAATCACTTTAGGACTAAAAAGATCTTCGTAGGGGGTTTATCCGCTAGTCTAACCGAGGAAGAGTTTAAGAATTACTTTGAAAGATTCGGTAGAATAACCGACGTAGTTGTGATGCATGACAGCTTGACTAACAGGCCTAGAGGATTCGGGTTTGTTACTTTCGAATCGGAAGAGGCTGTGGAGAATGTTATGCAGAAGAGTTTTCATGAGTTGAGTAATAGGCTTGTGGAAGTCAAACGTGCAGTGCCAAAAGAAGGGAATAATGGTGGTAACAATGGTTATAACATGAAGGCTGGTGTTGTACCGGTATCACCATATAATGGTTTTCAGCCTTTTGATTACGTTCCCGGTAGTCCTGGATATGGTATGTTCCCTGGTTATGCTCCTCTTATTGGGTATAATACCATTGATGGATATGTTTACGGAAGTGGTGTTTATGGCAATGGGTACCCAACCGTTGGATATGGTAGGATAGGTTATGGTGTCCCTCCAGTTACTCCGAGGGGTTCTTTTTATGCCCCTGTAATGCTTGGACCAAGACTTTGCCCGCCACCTTATGGAACTGCATCTGCCTATCCCCCTTGCATGAACAATGGGGTTGGTCTAGTGGGTACAGTGACTGGTGGGTTCAATGGGATTACTGGGAACGCAGTTGATGGAAAATCAAATCAAGTTAATGATGACTCTCGAGATCCACCTACAAATGCCATGCCACCTCAGACCGAAGGAGCAAACTATGATGGTGAGGGTTTAAAGGAATGCAACGCCGGTGCTTCTAGCGAACAGGATCAGAAACATCATGACGGAGAACTTGAGCCTTTATATGTTGATGCTTCAAGATGA
- the LOC107930590 gene encoding uncharacterized protein: protein MPFLGIQKRTQHKTERSSNMFLISCPSGALSAKKCSLKFTVPIKPSISNSSIHKRPKFIPSRNPRKPLQITLAKAEGGLDSAPKQSSPPPPPFNNSDDTVFVGQDDVPLEGVIQFEKPSSSSSHLSKWGRVALLAGGDVLALLLFSAIGRYNHGLPIFAMDTIRTADPFLAGWFLSAYFLGGYSEDGRGANGLSQALIAAAKSWGLGIPLGLIIRAATSGHVPPYAFVLVTMGSTSVLLIGWRALIVSIFPDDTKKKNDVYRRGSPFELFELLTSLIRRW, encoded by the exons atgcCCTTTTTGGGAATCCAAAAAAGAACCCAACACAAAACCGAAAGAAGCTCAAACATGTTTCTGATAAGCTGTCCAAGCGGAGCATTGTCGGCTAAAAAATGTTCACTCAAATTCACTGTCCCAATTAAACCTTCAATTTCCAATTCCTCAATCCATAAAAGACCCAAATTCATCCCTTCAAGAAATCCACGAAAACCCCTTCAAATCACTCTCGCCAAGGCTGAAGGAGGCCTAGACTCTGCCCCTAAACAATCTTcccctcctcctcctcctttcaACAATAGCGACGACACCGTTTTCGTTGGTCAAGATGATGTCCCTTTGGAAGGTGTTATCCAGTTCGAAAAACCCAGTTCTTCTTCTTCTCATCTTTCCAAATGGGG TCGAGTGGCTTTGCTTGCTGGTGGGGATGTGTTGGCTTTGCTTTTGTTTTCTGCAATCGGAAGATATAACCATGGTCTCCCCATTTTTGCAATGGATACAATACGTACAGCTGACCCTTTCTTGGCTG GATGGTTTTTGAGTGCATACTTCCTTGGGGGCTATAGTGAGGATGGACGAGGAGCCAATGGTCTATCCCAAGCCCTTATTGCTGCTGCCAAATCTTGGGGTTTGGGAATTCCT TTGGGATTGATTATACGAGCTGCAACATCAGGCCATGTTCCGCCATATGCATTTGTTTTGGTAACAATGGGAAGCACTTCTGTTTTGCTTATTGGATGGAGAGCACTAATAGTAAGCATTTTCCCTGATGATACAAAAAAGAAGAATGATGTATATCGACGTGGCAGCCCATTTGAACTATTTGAG TTGCTCACATCATTGATACGAAGATGGTGA